A genomic stretch from Candidatus Nitrososphaera gargensis Ga9.2 includes:
- a CDS encoding GH116 family glycosyl hydrolase, which translates to MSEEAKEDKQKEFAGVLPTTIYQAGFSEVYDQNPDIDSTALMISTTARILNRALKKIATSPVTDPTSISTIASEHSADYVHDLLLKLGITDPTKAIDFLVPRMLLAVDYLAKRDIDSDGLLEQNHNEDWMDTVLRAGKIVYSQACWILTLKNLAALLVTVDRQDAADKIRNMADKAIQAVEDKLWS; encoded by the coding sequence ATGTCAGAAGAGGCAAAAGAAGACAAGCAAAAAGAATTTGCTGGAGTGCTGCCTACAACAATATACCAAGCCGGCTTTTCCGAAGTATATGATCAGAATCCAGACATAGACTCTACAGCATTGATGATTTCGACAACCGCGAGAATTTTGAACAGGGCTTTGAAGAAAATTGCAACCTCTCCAGTTACCGATCCAACATCCATCTCTACCATAGCTTCGGAACATTCTGCAGACTATGTTCATGACCTGCTGCTAAAACTCGGAATAACAGATCCAACAAAAGCAATTGATTTCCTTGTTCCTAGGATGCTACTGGCAGTTGACTATCTTGCAAAACGCGATATAGATAGTGATGGATTGCTAGAGCAGAACCATAACGAGGACTGGATGGATACTGTCCTTCGAGCTGGCAAGATAGTCTACAGTCAGGCATGCTGGATACTTACATTGAAGAACCTGGCGGCCTTGTTAGTAACTGTTGATAGACAAGATGCAGCTGATAAGATTAGAAACATGGCGGATAAAGCAATCCAAGCTGTAGAAGACAAGTTATGGTCTTAA
- a CDS encoding CbtB domain-containing protein codes for MSADIKRNVSQTTTGRKPKITVGILLGVMVFGLFIVGFDQGHLFSIAQGEQAYEDLWMHEFYHDMRHAAGFPCH; via the coding sequence ATGTCAGCAGACATAAAGAGAAATGTAAGCCAAACAACAACGGGACGGAAACCCAAGATCACAGTTGGAATATTGCTTGGCGTCATGGTTTTTGGCCTTTTCATAGTAGGATTTGATCAAGGTCATCTTTTTAGCATTGCACAAGGTGAACAGGCGTACGAGGACCTGTGGATGCACGAGTTCTATCACGATATGAGACACGCAGCAGGATTTCCCTGTCATTAG
- a CDS encoding beta-propeller fold lactonase family protein, which produces MTALNKLMFSGVAVSLILTAMIFIAPLSITNSFQMALAASGSGSSGSSSENRVQFDLVDEPGRWFKNVAGDITNSGTQSLAVGTPGVRVDFNIRSNTVHTVTSLIFPQNAQGMPFDQPKASKSSQSVTLQTPGLYVFTCKVHPYMFGAVIVDDPQTQGLDLGENISLVNGITVPTSSDLATRLLRTFFIATAPSNWQDYRQSTWHVTYPNVDIRIAGGAVVNLPTVLNARYGNDIALEAPFDPSTAGVGKVWVDTQFELTKNKSKPGTATKIDTTTWDIERKVALPSINMNNPHNMWTDRDQKLIYQTQWFDSKLTVFDAATGKLVKNISVGESPAHVMTRTDTDQVHVTLNGEEAVVELAPKATGIQREIPMQKEGEPESHPHAHWMSSDGQKMVTPNAFSADSTLYSFDSDSIEAKPTTGAIPIATGMMPDDSKYYVANLLDSTISVIDMDENSTTFGQVIKTINLIENYDPISGAITGPVGALPIQTPVSPNGKYMVTANTLTATITIVDTATDEVVTMLGCDAGCHGVQFGAKNGGGYYAYVASKFSNSLLVVDADPNNDGNVSDAKIAGRILLTASSTTAKDDTITGNAGMGGQGVLATPIPYNGWVQNLPATLKSQLTSEQQNPIGQ; this is translated from the coding sequence ATGACAGCACTCAATAAGCTAATGTTTTCAGGAGTTGCTGTATCGCTGATTCTTACTGCAATGATTTTCATAGCGCCATTGAGCATCACAAATTCATTTCAAATGGCGCTTGCAGCAAGTGGAAGCGGTAGCAGCGGCAGCTCTTCAGAGAACAGAGTTCAATTCGACCTAGTCGATGAACCAGGCAGATGGTTCAAAAACGTAGCAGGTGACATCACAAACAGTGGAACACAATCACTAGCTGTTGGAACACCTGGGGTAAGGGTTGATTTTAACATCAGATCAAACACTGTCCACACAGTCACAAGCCTGATATTCCCACAGAACGCACAAGGAATGCCATTTGACCAGCCAAAGGCATCAAAGAGCTCGCAGTCTGTTACACTTCAGACACCGGGTCTGTACGTGTTTACGTGCAAGGTACATCCATACATGTTTGGAGCGGTGATTGTTGACGACCCACAGACGCAAGGACTTGACCTTGGTGAGAACATCAGCCTAGTAAATGGCATTACAGTACCAACAAGCAGCGACTTGGCAACAAGATTGCTGAGAACATTCTTCATTGCTACAGCACCATCCAACTGGCAAGACTACAGGCAGTCAACATGGCATGTGACGTATCCGAATGTTGATATTAGAATTGCAGGCGGCGCAGTAGTGAACCTTCCAACCGTTCTAAATGCAAGGTATGGAAACGACATTGCTCTTGAAGCACCATTTGACCCATCAACCGCAGGCGTAGGCAAAGTATGGGTAGACACGCAGTTTGAGCTAACAAAGAACAAGAGCAAGCCAGGAACTGCCACAAAGATTGATACTACGACATGGGACATTGAGCGCAAGGTTGCACTGCCATCAATTAACATGAACAACCCGCACAACATGTGGACTGACAGAGATCAGAAGCTGATCTACCAGACTCAGTGGTTCGATAGCAAGCTAACAGTTTTCGATGCTGCAACTGGCAAACTAGTGAAGAACATATCTGTTGGAGAATCACCAGCTCACGTAATGACAAGGACAGACACAGACCAGGTACACGTGACACTCAATGGCGAGGAGGCAGTCGTAGAACTGGCACCGAAGGCCACCGGAATTCAGAGAGAAATTCCGATGCAGAAAGAAGGCGAGCCAGAATCGCATCCTCATGCACACTGGATGAGTTCTGATGGACAAAAGATGGTCACGCCAAACGCATTCTCTGCTGACTCGACTCTGTATAGCTTTGATTCAGATAGCATTGAAGCAAAACCGACAACAGGCGCAATCCCAATTGCAACAGGCATGATGCCAGACGACAGCAAATACTATGTTGCAAACCTGCTTGATAGTACAATCAGCGTCATAGACATGGACGAAAACTCGACAACATTTGGTCAGGTAATCAAGACCATAAACCTGATAGAGAACTATGATCCGATAAGCGGTGCAATTACAGGCCCAGTAGGCGCACTGCCAATTCAGACACCAGTCTCGCCAAACGGCAAATACATGGTCACTGCCAACACGCTGACTGCAACTATAACAATAGTTGACACTGCTACAGACGAGGTAGTGACAATGCTTGGATGCGATGCAGGATGCCATGGTGTCCAGTTTGGTGCCAAGAACGGCGGCGGCTATTATGCATACGTGGCAAGCAAGTTCTCAAACTCGCTTCTGGTAGTGGATGCTGACCCGAACAACGATGGAAATGTGTCAGATGCAAAGATTGCAGGCAGGATACTGCTGACAGCGTCAAGCACAACAGCAAAAGACGACACAATCACAGGAAACGCTGGCATGGGAGGACAGGGCGTTCTTGCAACACCGATTCCATACAACGGATGGGTGCAGAACCTTCCTGCTACCTTGAAGAGCCAGCTGACCTCAGAACAGCAGAATCCAATAGGTCAGTAA
- a CDS encoding glucose 1-dehydrogenase, with translation MNTGRKIAVVTGSSKGIGKTIALAFAKSGEYRGIVVNSRKQAEAEQTAEEIISLGKSDCIAIEADMSKENDCIKLIEETTTHYGRIDVLVDNAGIQHEVPFEETSKEIWQKIIDVDLTGPFVCSREAVKHMMKNQNPKVGCIINISSVHQEIPKPFYVAYAAAKAGIKMMTKTMALELARYNIRVNAVAPGAIETEMNRELKVDEAELRNVLRRIPLERIGTTQEVANVVEFLASDKGSYVTGSIYFVDGGMTLYPAFGPSLEAA, from the coding sequence ATGAATACAGGAAGGAAAATTGCAGTCGTGACAGGCTCTAGTAAGGGCATAGGCAAAACAATAGCATTGGCTTTCGCAAAGTCCGGAGAATATCGGGGCATTGTTGTAAACTCTAGGAAGCAGGCCGAGGCAGAGCAAACTGCAGAGGAGATAATATCACTTGGCAAATCCGATTGTATTGCAATTGAGGCGGATATGTCAAAAGAAAATGATTGCATCAAGCTGATTGAAGAAACCACCACGCACTATGGTAGAATAGACGTTCTTGTTGACAATGCAGGTATACAGCATGAAGTCCCTTTTGAAGAGACATCGAAAGAGATTTGGCAAAAGATCATAGATGTCGATCTGACAGGCCCATTTGTTTGCAGTAGAGAAGCGGTAAAGCATATGATGAAAAATCAAAATCCAAAAGTGGGATGCATCATAAACATCTCTTCTGTGCACCAGGAAATTCCAAAACCGTTCTATGTGGCATATGCTGCTGCAAAAGCAGGAATCAAAATGATGACAAAGACAATGGCGCTTGAGCTTGCACGATACAACATAAGGGTAAATGCAGTGGCTCCCGGTGCTATAGAGACAGAGATGAACCGAGAGCTGAAAGTAGATGAGGCAGAATTGAGAAACGTCCTAAGAAGAATACCCCTTGAGAGAATAGGCACCACTCAAGAGGTGGCAAATGTGGTAGAGTTTCTAGCGTCAGACAAAGGTAGCTATGTTACTGGCAGCATATACTTTGTAGATGGTGGAATGACACTGTATCCCGCGTTTGGCCCATCATTGGAAGCAGCTTAA
- a CDS encoding Rieske 2Fe-2S domain-containing protein, translated as MMAKEGGYQKVASKNDLKEGGLLRVEPNGKPIVLARVNGKVYAMDAVCSHEGGPLEDGTLEGYELKCPWHYAIFDVRNAKVSDQTVWATDLQSYPVKVDEATGDIMVSLQTTKPADGGGREATVQQQAGQEEEQDSDTLQKKYYEEEERRAADNKLSLELLSKEKLEGTDIMTFKFSRERIDYIAGQYAYFKLDGVQNDSKGPIRHFSIASSPTEQDYVMISTRIRRTPYKQRLALLQEGTKITAWGPEGEFVLQEDRPAVFLSGGIGVTPFRSMIKYATDKQLPVKITMFDSNKTQQDILYKDEFDSWANQNKNLKVIYTVTEEEQHDASWSGERGRIDKSMLERHLTRDEIGEAVFYICGPPGMLKAMQELLQKEMQIPKDRLKVEVFTGY; from the coding sequence ATGATGGCAAAGGAAGGAGGCTATCAAAAGGTAGCATCCAAGAACGACTTGAAAGAAGGCGGTCTTCTCAGAGTTGAACCAAATGGCAAGCCCATTGTTCTAGCAAGGGTTAATGGCAAGGTCTATGCGATGGACGCAGTCTGTTCGCATGAGGGCGGTCCGTTGGAAGACGGTACTTTAGAAGGGTACGAGCTGAAATGTCCATGGCACTATGCTATATTTGATGTACGAAACGCCAAGGTCTCAGACCAGACAGTCTGGGCTACAGACCTGCAGTCATATCCTGTAAAGGTGGATGAGGCGACTGGTGACATTATGGTGAGCTTGCAAACAACAAAGCCAGCTGACGGAGGGGGACGAGAAGCAACCGTGCAGCAGCAAGCCGGACAAGAAGAAGAACAGGATTCTGACACTTTGCAAAAGAAATACTACGAGGAAGAGGAGAGAAGAGCTGCTGATAACAAGCTTTCGCTCGAATTGCTCTCAAAAGAAAAACTAGAAGGAACAGACATCATGACCTTCAAGTTTTCAAGGGAGAGAATAGATTACATAGCTGGACAATACGCGTATTTCAAATTAGATGGAGTTCAAAACGATTCCAAGGGACCCATTAGACATTTTTCCATCGCATCTTCACCAACCGAGCAAGACTACGTAATGATAAGCACCAGAATACGACGCACTCCGTACAAGCAAAGGCTAGCATTGCTTCAAGAGGGTACAAAAATTACTGCATGGGGCCCAGAAGGAGAATTTGTGCTGCAAGAAGATAGGCCGGCTGTATTTCTGTCTGGCGGCATTGGTGTTACGCCATTTAGAAGCATGATAAAGTATGCCACCGACAAGCAGCTGCCAGTCAAGATAACAATGTTTGATTCAAACAAGACCCAGCAAGACATTTTATACAAGGATGAATTTGATAGCTGGGCCAACCAAAATAAGAATCTCAAAGTAATTTATACGGTCACTGAAGAAGAGCAGCATGATGCAAGTTGGAGCGGAGAACGTGGTAGAATAGACAAGTCAATGCTAGAGAGGCATTTGACAAGGGACGAAATCGGCGAAGCAGTGTTTTATATCTGTGGTCCGCCCGGCATGCTCAAGGCCATGCAGGAATTGCTGCAAAAAGAGATGCAAATTCCAAAAGACAGGCTCAAAGTTGAAGTGTTCACTGGATACTAG